Part of the Primulina huaijiensis isolate GDHJ02 chromosome 15, ASM1229523v2, whole genome shotgun sequence genome is shown below.
CATTAGCCAAATCAATTATTCGTCAATTACCTGATCACGATCCTCAAATAAAAAGGCCAGGTTAATTACCTCGTCAAGATCCTCAAAGGTGTCCTCTCCAATTTTCAATGTTTTCCCTATTCGAAGCAAGCTTGTGATGTCCTTATGTTCCTTTCCACCTTCAACTATGTCCTTGTTTGCATAAACCCCATCATAGATTTTCAATGTTAAAGTCAAATGTGTAGGACCATGAGCGTTTGGACAGATAACACTTTCACCAGGATCTTTGTCTGAAAGAAACTGgccaaaattggaaaaataaaggATAAACACGCAAAAAAAGAAGCTAAATTTATCAAAACAAGCACAGTCAAGGAAATTATTGTCCCAAATTTCAAATTGTTTGGAAAAAAGGAGGAAAGCCTGTAGACAGCTAGAGACTTTTTATGAAAAGTCATTGTACACCTTTACTGTAAAGCAGAAATATGAATCATTCTTAATCTATTGTGCTTGAAAATATCTTGTAAGTCCCACATAGTGGTTGTAAACAAAATCACATGGCATTCGACAAAAAATGTGTACCATCTACAAAGAATCTGATGTATACACATGGATACATACATACAGTTTAAAGATTGCACGATCATGTTATGGCGTCTAAGTCAATGCAATACATGACAGGAGCACTGACCATCTACAAACAAATGTTAACTTGCGTAAACTAAGAAGTGTAATAGATGCTTCCACAATTTGAATTGCACTCACATTATTTTCTTAGCAGCATCCACAACGGAAAATCATAAGATAAATCACATTATTAATGAAGTGGACGGTTCATTGAAGCTTTACATATCAGCAATTGAAATGCAACAGAGGCACAAATAATATATCATGATGAGCTACTTGGAAATTGATAACACACCTCTACTGCCTCATCAGAAGTGATATTTTGGAATCGAGGGTGGACAATTATTCTTGGCTTCAAATGTTTCTTCGCAAGCTCCTTTTCTTTATGAGCTTTTTCCTGCTCGGTGTGTGTGGCGCTGCGTTCTTCGTGATAGTAAGGATCCATACTTCGATGGTTCTGCAAGCGGTTATTCCTCATTTCATTTTCTCTACAAGTTAAGAACACCTGATAACGATTCTTTtgaattgatttgattttgCATGTTATAATATCACCTTCATGGAGTTTATCAGATAATTCATTAATATCACGCCAGTCATCAGCGCAATCTTCCTTGGTGAGCATGCCAGTCAATCCAGATTCAAGGACACAAATAGCTCTTTGAGGTTGAATCCTTCGCACTGTTGCTTGTACGATCCTTCCTTCTGATAAAGTTTCTTCAGTTTCTCCTGAGATCATGTAAAATTCATCATCCTGACTTGGTTCCACATATGGTCTGCGACGATCTTGGAAtccttcaattaactccaatcTTATATCATTGAGGGTTTCTTTTCTGTTCAAACGGTTTTTCTGATCAGCATATTCATGAACATCAACAGCCCTCAATAACTGAGGCTTTTCCCTGACATGTTCAATGGCCATTTCCAgcatatcatcatcatcattgaCATCATCATTGACATCCTCCCGGTAAATATCTTTGGCCAGTTCTTGAGCAAGGCCATAAAACTCTGGATGAATTCTTGTATCATCtaacaaatcaataaattgaGTACTACTAGAAGTCAATCCGCTACGACGGACTCGAAGGAAACCAACTGCATTAATGAAAACCTTTTTACCAAGACCATGATGTGTCAACAGGTCTTTCCTAGTGAAAATGGCTCCAGCTCTTACTAAAGACCTTTGGAGAGAAGCTGCTTTTCTGGGTCCAAGCCCAGAAATAAACTGCAGAGGAGCAAACAACCATTCGTGACTGGAAGCCAAGTTAATGTCAAGACCAACTTGGTTAGTTATATCCACCATAACTTGTTCAACCTTCCCATACTTCTCATCAGGGGTCAGAAAATTTTCCAAGGGATGCAGTTTCCAAGATAATATCTCCCTACCTGGCCCACATAATGTTGCAACCATGGCTAATGGATTCTGAAGACAGCGTCCCAGAGCCACAGAACGTCTGATTATACCCGAAGAATGGAagaaatcataactatttctaCAACTCCTACACATCTTACAATTTTCCTCGATATAAATGTCAGAAACATGGGTAGCCACAACATGCCCATAACCTTTAAGGATAATAGGATCTTTCTCAACCTTAACATATGAAAATatctacaaaagaaaaatagaaaaaggtTATTACCTTCCTGGGAGGGAAGCTGATCCACAGATATGCGGGAATTTTCATACAAGTGCGGAAGAGATTCATCACCATAGAAAATATTCAGATTATCCATATCGTGACCAACATCTCTTGGATTATCCTCCACCATTTTGAATATAATCTGATCATAAAAGCGGCACAACGATAAAGAATAAGCTCAACATACGAATGGTTAATTCAAGGAGGTGCATaactttttcaaatatattaaacaGAAGACAAACATAAGAAATGGTTTGAAAATGTTACCTCATAAATATCTTCCTTCAGCCGAGTACAAGACAAATTAGCTGCCCCTAGAGCGACAACATGTGGCTGGTGGTCCATCATAAATTTCTGCACACGCTGTTGATCATTTCTCTTATGTTGCTGAGCATTAACATTCTGATTGCTAAGGCTGAGTGATGGAGCATTCAGCACATCTAAAATCTCTCCAGCTGCATCCAGCATCACAAAAGTCGTAGCTGGCTTACCAGGGCCCCAGCAGCAAGCCATAACCCTGGGTGCTGCTTCTTCATCTGTATTGACATCATTTTCTTTTTGCTGAAATGGTGCCACGGATACTTTGTCCCACAACAGCTTTCCAAATTGCCATAGCAACCAGGTTTTTGCTCTCGTAGTCAGAAATGATCTAGCTTCTTTTTCCATTGAAGGTAGAAGAAAATTGTAAAACGCGTCATGAAGAATTAATTTTCTCTGCTCATTCCATAATTGAGCGGATCTGCTAACTCCATCACTTAGATAATAATCGTTTGAGTCGCTTATCAATTTATCGAGAACTACTTCTGGTAGCTTGATGGTTACTTGAAGGAGCTTCTCCTCTTCAGCCTTCTGAACTAAAAGCCAAGTTGCATCCTCGAATCTAGTAAGTGGCTTGTCTCGTAACCACTTCACTCCAGCAAACTGGTGAAAAGAATCAATAGCCACGTTCCCATCGGATGTAGGACTGGTTGACACTAGAGCATTTTCCATAAAGATGCTACGGACATGCCTCCGGACACATGGTTCACAGCTAATCTCCACAGCTGCCTGGAGAGTAATGCAAGATGGCAAACTTTAATAAGACCTATGAAAATCACTGAAGGTGCATTTACgattcaaaataaagaaaatctgCATACCATGTGCCTTGCACCTTTGAGAACAGCTTGAGACGTTTCAAACATAGCACACGTAAAATTAGAGGCCATTTCTTCGGGTGTTTCCTTTGCATCTTCCAATTCATCCATTCTCTTCAAAGattttaaccaaaaaaaacCACTAAATACTGCAGCTAAAAACCAGGGAAAccagaaaaaaacaaacaaacaaaactaCCATTTTCTCCAGAGAAATCTGCAATCCAAACTGCTCAGAACTGTAACCAAACTTATTTGCAACCTCCCATAAGCCAGCTTTACTGCAAATGCTGTACTGCGACCTCCTCTTTGGTCTTTTAAACTGCCCTTCATCAAGGACAACTTCGCCAGGGGGGAAGTGCAAATTAAATTTAGAGTCGACGTCATCCAATTCTCTTTCTGAATCAGCAGCTTTGAGTGACTTGGAAACTGATTCAAAGAGTTGTTGGTTTAAAGTAAGCCGTGTCTCATCATATACTCTTCGTAACTCTTCCTCAAATCGCTTCTTGTAGTATAACTGTAGTGCACTCTTTCTTTTCTGAAGAAGAAGCCACTTCTTATCCAAGTCATGGATTGTCCAAAGCACCTGCAACACACCACTGTTTGAATATCTTTCTGAACCTTCCCAAGTAACCCCTCCACACAAGACTGAATGTACTTTGTAAAAGTAAATACATCTTTTCAGAAGTAAACCCTCTCTTGCAATTATACAATTGTTTCTTAACGGTAAAATATATAAAGGGGGCTTTCTTACCATGCTAGTTTTTCTCAATAACTAGACATATTGAACATGTTAGAAAACCTTCAGTTCATAAAACACTCAAGTATCATTCGACAATTTATATGAGTGTAACAGATATTTCAACATAGTCACAAATTAGACAGATTGTGAGTACTACCCTTGTGCCATTTTAGTGTCGCTCTCCAGTTAGGGTCATTTTGAATGTCAGCTTCAGGCTCATCTGGTTCTTGTAATAGGCTGAAAATCTCCTCTTTCCGGTACATAGCAATGAATGGTATCTAATCACATTGatgaacaattaaataaactctaGAAAATCATATTAACTCTTAATATAGTCTCATGCTAAAGCACAGATAATCTTATGCTTCAAACTAGGAAGAatataatgaaatattaaaatacaaaaataaagtgAATTTGAACCATGATAAGTTGATCACAACTGCGAACAGTTGATACATTATTCTGATATAAACAAACACACCAAAAACAAAGAAAGCCTCTCTATTTGAAGCAAAAAGaccaatttataaaaattacataCATCTAACTTCTGACCATGCATTAATTCCAAAAATCTTGCAATATGGCTCTTGACTTCATTTAAATCTTCAGCTGCAGAACCTCTCTTGTTCATGAAAGGCACTACACCACCCACAAGCTGATTAAATATCCACTCTCTCTCCAACTCAACGCTAAGTTCGTCTATTGCAGGTTGACCAGTACTTTCCTCAGATATCTACAAAGAATAATAGAAGCTTTACCAAAAACAGAAGCCTCATAATGGGAAAGAAAGGACAGATATTCTTAAAGACACTAAACAAACCTGCGTTCTTTCAGGAATGTCTATTTCCCTGATTCGATCATCCTTTTCAGTCATATACTTGTCAGAAAGTACACTGGGATCGAATTGATCTTCAAGGCTTCTTTCACCGGTTTCACCATATGTGTCTCTCACTTCCAATTTGCGTATCCTCAGAAGGTCTTCAACATCTCCAAATATTTCATGTGCTTCCTGGAGTGCATATGATGATATACCAGGTCGTTGCTTGCTCTTTTTGGGCTTCTTCCCCCTGCATTAAGATAAGAAGATATATGCTCACAATAAACAGAGTGTACAGCCAGATTACACAAAATTTAGGAAAATAAAACGTACCTCACAGGAGCTCCGTGTTCAtcaacttcttcttcatcaacaATAAAATCAGCCATTTCATCTTCTTCACCCATGTCTACATCCTCCTCTTCTTCTGCCTGCTCATCCTCCTCGGCAATATCCTCAAGGGGTTGTCCTAGaatatttgagaaaaaataagCAATGAGAAGATGCTAATTTTCTGCAGAAGAGAGACCATGGTTCAGGCGAGATTTACCATTATCATCACCAAACAAGCTACGTTTGAGCTTCTCCTCAGCTGTACGCCCTCCCATTCCATTTCCATCAAACTCCTCTTCATCAGAAAACCCAGACGAACCTTCTTCCACATCTCTCCGAGCCTTTTTCAATCGTTTGAACTTCTTGTTCTCCTAATCATGTAAAAACAAGTTCCACCATTAATGACTGATTctataagataaatatatagaAATCAAACTTGGACTTCTTAAGGCAAAATTAATTTGCTCCCAATCCGTGAAAGGCATCAGGCATCAAACCAGGTAAGAATTCAAACTTACAAGTTTTGGGCGAGGAACGGAGATGTTGCTCTCCTGAAGAAGTTCATAATCATCTTCATCAAGCACGTAGTTCCTCTCAGAGTCCCTATGAAAGAACTTTTTATCAAGacagaaatcatattttcatcctTGGACAACAGAGAAGCAGAGTGAATATTGTAATCGTAAAGAAAAGTATCCAGGTGAgtgatgaaataaataaataaccttttcttccttttcttcttcttttgccTCTCCTTGTCACTATCAGCTCTTTCTTCTTCCTCCCCCTCTTCTTCCTCAACATCATCCACTATGAACCCATCTTTCTCATATTCATCCTGTCCTTCTGTATCAAAACACCAACAAATTTCATTGTGTTTTGATAAGTTATAAAAGAAAGGGAGAAAGATATCTATCAGACATCTCCGGAGAGAATTCTTTCATGACGTACATATTCTAAAACAATCAAATTCAtgctataaatatgattattccTTTTCTTCATATTAAAAATTCTGGTTCTTAAGAAATGATAAAACAAATTATATTCACAAAATAACAGCATGGTGTGATGAGATTCTAGTCTGAGCAACACCATGACTAAACTACAACTATGAGACAATGGAAAAGCATAAACCCACAAATCATGCAAAATTATGCATAGATGCAATCAAAGCAATACACCACAAATAACCAATTTTTCAAATGAACGAACAGTTGCCAATTACCATACTTTAACCGAAGAAAGTAGCACCTTCGAAAAAATACCACGCCTAGATAAATAAAACTTCTCGTAAACCATTGGGGTGGGGTAATTTCAGCCAACAAAAAAAACAACTGGAACTTTTTGAAATCCTAACTCAATTGAacgatttaaaaagaaaaaattatttgatattttttactaAAACATAATAATGTAAATACTTATACAAATTATTGAACTAAAACTGGAaactttaaaatacaaaaacgATCAAACAATGAAAATGTACAATTAACTCtaaataattagaaaaattCACATATGAAAGATTACGAAGACGAGGTACGACACGCACCATCGTCTTCGTCATCCTCATCGTATTCACCGTCACGGGCTCGGTCTCCAAAAGGCCCTTCATCAACTTCTTCTTCCTCAACTCCAATCTCATCTTCAGGAATAAAAAATTCGAacgaaaaaaagaagaaagatcaAATCTTTATTCTTATATAAAGTATTTTAGCAGAAATTGAAGGTAATTCCCGGTGAAGAGAGTGTACCTTCATCGTCGGAGATGAATGTGTTCCCGGCCATCCCAATTAAGTTCCTGTGTATAGCTAAAAGAAAACCCTAGAAAGAtatgtaataatataatatactaTAATTGTAGATATAACTCCAGTTTTCACGCACTTTAAAGTTTCAAGTAGCGTTTTCGGTGTTTCTGTCTGTGTGCATTGCGTGGCGAAACTTTTCAAGGAAATGttctaaatatgttttaaaaaaattttaaaaaaaaagtggataataattttaaattgtgATTGGATGTATAACatgttatttaataaataacaaGATACCAAGGTCAAAATCCATCCAGCACACCTAAACTCACTTTTATATCCAAGATACATTACGAGCTCTCTcattatcatattttatcattttgttatttGTTGACTTGAGTATCGAAATATATACGTCAGACTCTCGGTGTTTATAACGTTTTTTCGTGACTTAAGTGACAACCAacaagtttattttttaatattttatcagACGCGAGATTGTGTATGATACCATTTGCAAGCTCGTGTATGATATCATCGCTTACGAGGCTACGAGAATCCACATACGAAGTTAAAGTCTACCAATCTACGCTGGCGAAGTTTCGATTTGTGAAGTTAAAGTCTATTGGTCTACGCTTACGAAATTCCAACTTGCGGGTCTACTTTTACAAAATTCCGACCTACAAAATTACAGCCTACGAATCATACACTCACAAACCGATTGTATTTCGTACTATGATTTACATAGTTGGATTAGTTGTATTTTTTACTAAATCAAACCGTTTTCCATATAGTTGGATTAGTTGTATTTTTTAATACATCAAATCGTTTTccatatatgttaatatgaggGACaagtaaattataataatactaTAAAACACAGACATGTAATTGTGCTTACAAAGATTGTACTTGTATTTATTATAGAATAGAAAGTATATAATTATGAGCatgttaaattcaaaatttaatattccaTGGTATTATTAATGTAACATTACCATTGTAATATAATAATTCGATAAATAAAAAGCCGATAAATGAATGGATAGTCCGCCGTGGGGTTAGCAGCTAAAGAAGATGGATTGCAAGAAAAATGAAGACGGTCGTGAAGAGAACACTCGATCATTTCAAACAGAAACTTTTTATGCAATACGTTCTTAAATTTCAGCTGATTTCATTTTCTCTTTAGTAGCTTTTATATGACCTCATAGTGTTTAGAAACGGTCTTTTAGctctattaattaattttcagtcgtaataagttttgaatttcGTTTGAAAGATCATAATTAAGTTTTATTTCATTTGCCAATCTTTACTATCGTTTTGTAACTAATGATTGAcaatcatatataaaaattttatacacaattatataataataataataataataacagaaAGGATTTTTTTCCTTCCTATTTTAAGGCCATCATACAACGTCGGGTTAATGGTGGCATGTAGGAGCGAGAAAAATGCGGGGAGAGAAATTTAAAACGGGAAGAACCCACTGGTTAATGTTTTTTCGACGCAAAAAGGcatttcatattttcttaaGAGTATTTCGGTGACGGGATTAATCGCTCTGCCGTTGCCGTTTCGTCTCCCTGAATGCCTCACCAGTGTTCAGGGTTCGTTGTCCAGATATTTTTTTCGttattgttgtttattttgttcattttttctCCTCAATTGGTGATGAGAATGTGTTTGGAAGCTGTTTGTCTGTAATCATtgcatttgtttgtttgtttgtttgtttttttttttttttttttttttttttttttttttggatgatTCTATGGGCATCACCATGGTATAGTATATTTATTTGTTCACAAAATATTGAAGCTACGTCCATTTTCAatctttatcattttttttcatgatttctatgtttttattattttcgttacATTGATTATGCAAAACGAGGATATTCATTTAAGAATGACGGCAAATGACCATATTGGTATTCCTGTGCAGTCCATTTTGGCGACCTTTAAGCGGAGGAGCGAGGGAATAATATGATGGTATGTGTGATGTATCTCAACATTTTCTTACAGTTTTTTGCGCATTTTGTGTATCTGAGTTTTGATTCCTGTGTGTAGAATCCAGTTACATCCTGGATTTtaaacatattgattgatgtttTGCAGGTGTCCGGAGATTAGCACCTTAGTTCGAGTTGTTgatttttgctgtcttttttgTGCGAATTTCAAGTAAGACATCCTTAAGTTCCTGCAAACCAGAATCTTTGGTTTAACACTTAGGGAATTGATTTTTCTTCCATATGATACCAGAATTTTGATTTgtgtttgtgtttgaaatacCTACTGTTAGTCATTGAATGAATGACTCGCAAATTGGCTCTGGCTAAGGTCAATTAAATAGAAAGAAACATTGATTCTCCCAACGATAGCAATTGAGGATATTCAATCCAATTTTCCATCAAGGCTTGGGATCGGCGACTGAGAACTGGTAGCAAAATGATTCTAACAAACTGAatagaaatttatatgaaacaGCAGTATTATAAGTTTATTGAACTCGTCGATGAATCTTGAAATCTTAAATTTTGCTTTTTGTTTTTACAGGCATGTGATGTCTAATCTCCCAGAGAAGGCAAACCCTCTAGAAATCCTTTAAGAAGCAACCTTTAGCATGTATAATAGCCATTATCACCTGCATGATATTTCTAAAAATGGCTGTAGCCGTTGATCAAGGTCATGAATTCAAGCCATTCCTCCGACCCCCAAGATACAAACTCCAATCCTTCACTCAGCTCGACTACAAAATGCTCGACTTTAGTCAATCCAAACTCGCACAATCTTTGAAACATGCCTTCCAGTCTACCAACATCTACAGAAGCTTTTCCACCCCATGCCTATCTAATTCTTCCACAGTAGAAGAAGAGTTTGGTCCCAATGCCAGAATTGAAATAATAGGGGGCCACACTGCACCAAGAGTACGTGCTCTGGTTGTGGAAGTTGCAATAGCCATAGCTTCTGGTGTCAATCCAGAGCCAGCATCTAATGGGCTTGGCGGTGCCTACTTTATGCGCTCTCGAGATGGTGATACTATAGCTGTTGCGAAGCCTATGGACGAGGAACCTCTAGCATTCAATAATCCAAAATGTTTTGGTGGGCGGATGTTAGGCCAACCTGGCATGAAACACTCCATTAGGATCGGTGAAGCAGGTCTTCGTGAAGCAGCAGCTTATCTTCTTGATCATGATGGTTTTTCCAGTGTCCCACCAACAGCATTGGTTAAATTTTCTCACGTCAAGTTCAACATGAATAACGTGGAAGCAGATTTGTCTCCGCCCCTTAAAATTGCATCACTTCAATGTTATGTGAAGCATGATTCTGATGCAGGAGATTTGGGCCCTTCAAGCTTCTCAGTCACTTCTGTACACCATATTGGTATTTTAGATGTGAGGCTAATGAATCTTGACAGACACGCGGGGAATATTCTTGTGAAGCAAGAGAAAGAGAATTATGCTGGGGGGAATGCCGAGTTAGTTCCCATTGACCATGGGTTTTGCTTGCCTGAGTCACTCGAAGATCCATATTTCGAATGGCTGCACTGGCCTCAATCTTCGATACCATTTTCTGAGTCCGAAGTTGAGTACATATCTGGTCTCGATCCGTTTAAAGACGCAGAGCTGCTAAGAACTGAGCTTCCATTAATTCGAGAGTCTTCCATCCGAGTTCTTGTGCTCTGTACGATCTTTCTGAAGCAAGCAACCAAATTTAGGCTATGTCTTGCTGACATAGGTGAAATGATGACTCGAGAATTTCATGGAGGGGAAGAGAATTGGAGCACGTTGGAGATTCTATGTTTAAATGCTAAAGTCAACCTGAATGATAGAAATTGTGATGATAATACCAGGGATAATCAAAATGTAGAAGAAGTTAATGAGATGTTCCAATTTGACGATGACGAAGATGAAATGAAAGAAGACCTCGACAAAGATTCAGGCTTCCCCCAAATGTTACATAAACCCCCCCTAAAAGGTGAGCCACCACTAGTTCCAAAATTCTCATCGATGAGTGCATTAGATGTTCCTTCATCGTTTCACTTGAATAAGAGGGAAGATTGTGACAAAGTCCTTGAGAAGAACACCTATTTGGATAATAATTCTTCGAATGAAGATGAACACCAGGACGATAATCTTAAATCCAGTGGATTGATGCGGAGCCTGAGTTGCGCTGTACCAAATTATAGCCATGATGTTCAGGTTATTTCTTTCGAGGAAATGAACGAGGAAGAATGGCAGTTGTTCTTGGAGAGTTTTGAAAGACTTTTGCCCGAGGCATTCGAGGGAAGGTCTATGTGCTCATCTAAGCAAAGATTGGGATCTTCTTGTGAGTTTTGAAGAGATAATCCGAAGATCAAGAATCACGTGAGTAGTGTCAAGTAACCATGTATATTAGCACCATGGAATATGACTTTCTGTATGTTGTAGATACAAGATTCTTATGTGGGAGGAAAAGTGATAGGCAACAAGACATCCTTTCCTCCCTCGCTTGTTTTTGCATGTTTCGTTTTCAATCTTACTCACCTTATGATATAGTTTAGAAGGTAGAGATTTCTTTTTCGTTTAGACTGTACATGAATTGAT
Proteins encoded:
- the LOC140959130 gene encoding transcription elongation factor SPT6 homolog isoform X1 — protein: MAGNTFISDDEDEIGVEEEEVDEGPFGDRARDGEYDEDDEDDEGQDEYEKDGFIVDDVEEEEGEEEERADSDKERQKKKKRKKRDSERNYVLDEDDYELLQESNISVPRPKLENKKFKRLKKARRDVEEGSSGFSDEEEFDGNGMGGRTAEEKLKRSLFGDDNGQPLEDIAEEDEQAEEEEDVDMGEEDEMADFIVDEEEVDEHGAPVRGKKPKKSKQRPGISSYALQEAHEIFGDVEDLLRIRKLEVRDTYGETGERSLEDQFDPSVLSDKYMTEKDDRIREIDIPERTQISEESTGQPAIDELSVELEREWIFNQLVGGVVPFMNKRGSAAEDLNEVKSHIARFLELMHGQKLDIPFIAMYRKEEIFSLLQEPDEPEADIQNDPNWRATLKWHKVLWTIHDLDKKWLLLQKRKSALQLYYKKRFEEELRRVYDETRLTLNQQLFESVSKSLKAADSERELDDVDSKFNLHFPPGEVVLDEGQFKRPKRRSQYSICSKAGLWEVANKFGYSSEQFGLQISLEKMRMDELEDAKETPEEMASNFTCAMFETSQAVLKGARHMAAVEISCEPCVRRHVRSIFMENALVSTSPTSDGNVAIDSFHQFAGVKWLRDKPLTRFEDATWLLVQKAEEEKLLQVTIKLPEVVLDKLISDSNDYYLSDGVSRSAQLWNEQRKLILHDAFYNFLLPSMEKEARSFLTTRAKTWLLWQFGKLLWDKVSVAPFQQKENDVNTDEEAAPRVMACCWGPGKPATTFVMLDAAGEILDVLNAPSLSLSNQNVNAQQHKRNDQQRVQKFMMDHQPHVVALGAANLSCTRLKEDIYEIIFKMVEDNPRDVGHDMDNLNIFYGDESLPHLYENSRISVDQLPSQEGIIRRSVALGRCLQNPLAMVATLCGPGREILSWKLHPLENFLTPDEKYGKVEQVMVDITNQVGLDINLASSHEWLFAPLQFISGLGPRKAASLQRSLVRAGAIFTRKDLLTHHGLGKKVFINAVGFLRVRRSGLTSSSTQFIDLLDDTRIHPEFYGLAQELAKDIYREDVNDDVNDDDDMLEMAIEHVREKPQLLRAVDVHEYADQKNRLNRKETLNDIRLELIEGFQDRRRPYVEPSQDDEFYMISGETEETLSEGRIVQATVRRIQPQRAICVLESGLTGMLTKEDCADDWRDINELSDKLHEGDIITCKIKSIQKNRYQVFLTCRENEMRNNRLQNHRSMDPYYHEERSATHTEQEKAHKEKELAKKHLKPRIIVHPRFQNITSDEAVEFLSDKDPGESVICPNAHGPTHLTLTLKIYDGVYANKDIVEGGKEHKDITSLLRIGKTLKIGEDTFEDLDEVMDRYVDQLVAHLKAMLNYRKFRRGTKYEVDELLKIEKSENPMRIVYCFGISHEHPGTFILTYIKGSNPHHDYIGLYPKGFKFRKRMFEDIDRLVAYFQRHIDDPLDSSPSIRSVAAMVPMRSPATGGSSGFGGGCSGSAQVDEWRVGQCMDRDRTSRTGRGEYRNGGGQEGHPSRAPRLYGNRGRLRERGSCGQGRQVGVTKVVMAERFRSALIVEASSVADGVVSNASASSIPPSGSSEKSVAVDKTPFGIQASV
- the LOC140959130 gene encoding transcription elongation factor SPT6 homolog isoform X6 — its product is MAGNTFISDDEDEIGVEEEEVDEGPFGDRARDGEYDEDDEDDEGQDEYEKDGFIVDDVEEEEGEEEERADSDKERQKKKKRKKRDSERNYVLDEDDYELLQESNISVPRPKLENKKFKRLKKARRDVEEGSSGFSDEEEFDGNGMGGRTAEEKLKRSLFGDDNGQPLEDIAEEDEQAEEEEDVDMGEEDEMADFIVDEEEVDEHGAPVRGKKPKKSKQRPGISSYALQEAHEIFGDVEDLLRIRKLEVRDTYGETGERSLEDQFDPSVLSDKYMTEKDDRIREIDIPERTQISEESTGQPAIDELSVELEREWIFNQLVGGVVPFMNKRGSAAEDLNEVKSHIARFLELMHGQKLDIPFIAMYRKEEIFSLLQEPDEPEADIQNDPNWRATLKWHKVLWTIHDLDKKWLLLQKRKSALQLYYKKRFEEELRRVYDETRLTLNQQLFESVSKSLKAADSERELDDVDSKFNLHFPPGEVVLDEGQFKRPKRRSQYSICSKAGLWEVANKFGYSSEQFGLQISLEKMRMDELEDAKETPEEMASNFTCAMFETSQAVLKGARHMAAVEISCEPCVRRHVRSIFMENALVSTSPTSDGNVAIDSFHQFAGVKWLRDKPLTRFEDATWLLVQKAEEEKLLQVTIKLPEVVLDKLISDSNDYYLSDGVSRSAQLWNEQRKLILHDAFYNFLLPSMEKEARSFLTTRAKTWLLWQFGKLLWDKVSVAPFQQKENDVNTDEEAAPRVMACCWGPGKPATTFVMLDAAGEILDVLNAPSLSLSNQNVNAQQHKRNDQQRVQKFMMDHQPHVVALGAANLSCTRLKEDIYEIIFKMVEDNPRDVGHDMDNLNIFYGDESLPHLYENSRISVDQLPSQEGIIRRSVALGRCLQNPLAMVATLCGPGREILSWKLHPLENFLTPDEKYGKVEQVMVDITNQVGLDINLASSHEWLFAPLQFISGLGPRKAASLQRSLVRAGAIFTRKDLLTHHGLGKKVFINAVGFLRVRRSGLTSSSTQFIDLLDDTRIHPEFYGLAQELAKDIYREDVNDDVNDDDDMLEMAIEHVREKPQLLRAVDVHEYADQKNRLNRKETLNDIRLELIEGFQDRRRPYVEPSQDDEFYMISGETEETLSEGRIVQATVRRIQPQRAICVLESGLTGMLTKEDCADDWRDINELSDKLHEGDIITCKIKSIQKNRYQVFLTCRENEMRNNRLQNHRSMDPYYHEERSATHTEQEKAHKEKELAKKHLKPRIIVHPRFQNITSDEAVEFLSDKDPGESVICPNAHGPTHLTLTLKIYDGVYANKDIVEGGKEHKDITSLLRIGKTLKIGEDTFEDLDEVMDRYVDQLVAHLKAMLNYRKFRRGTKYEVDELLKIEKSENPMRIVYCFGISHEHPGTFILTYIKGSNPHHDYIGLYPKGFKFRKRMFEDIDRLVAYFQRHIDDPLDSSPSIRSVAAMVPMRSPATGGSSGFGGGCSGSAQVDEWRVGQCMDRDRTSRTGRGEYRNGGGQEGHPSRAPRLYGNRGRLRERGSCGQGRQVGVTKVVMAERL